One segment of Shewanella piezotolerans WP3 DNA contains the following:
- a CDS encoding YybH family protein, which produces MFSMFNPVMKIILLLIVSVFFSSANAAGGKDEADGEYMQITQLVKEYQQALNEGNGAAVRELYTADGTFVGQGFPTAQGSEEIVALYTDFLSKLDFSIKFDIKEMQLGEEYGFLRTASHGTIVPKGVTPSKQEGNREVFLLKKVAGHWKFYYYIFNSEIK; this is translated from the coding sequence ATGTTTTCCATGTTCAATCCTGTAATGAAAATTATATTGTTGTTGATTGTGTCGGTCTTTTTCAGCAGTGCCAATGCCGCCGGAGGTAAGGATGAGGCTGATGGGGAGTATATGCAGATTACTCAATTGGTCAAAGAGTACCAACAGGCACTCAATGAAGGTAATGGTGCAGCAGTTAGAGAACTGTACACTGCAGATGGTACCTTTGTTGGTCAAGGTTTCCCAACAGCCCAAGGTAGTGAAGAGATTGTCGCGCTTTATACTGACTTCTTGTCAAAACTAGATTTTAGTATCAAGTTCGATATCAAGGAGATGCAGTTAGGGGAAGAGTATGGATTTTTACGCACTGCTTCCCATGGCACTATTGTTCCTAAGGGAGTGACGCCTTCGAAGCAGGAGGGGAACCGCGAGGTGTTTTTACTAAAGAAGGTCGCTGGCCATTGGAAGTTCTACTATTACATCTTTAACTCTGAGATAAAGTGA
- a CDS encoding DoxX family protein has translation MKNTIFTKSENTALLIGRVLIIALFMISGLGKIANVEATQGYMAAMGMPASLIWPAIALEVGGALAVLLGFFTRPLALPFAVYSVISALVFHSNFDDQMQAINFWKNISIAAGFIFLWVSGPGRYSLEAWLANRK, from the coding sequence ATGAAAAACACCATATTCACTAAATCAGAAAATACCGCTTTGCTTATTGGCCGAGTATTGATAATTGCTCTTTTTATGATCTCCGGTTTAGGCAAAATCGCTAATGTTGAAGCGACTCAAGGCTATATGGCTGCGATGGGAATGCCTGCTAGTTTGATTTGGCCAGCTATTGCACTTGAGGTTGGCGGGGCACTTGCAGTGCTGCTAGGATTTTTTACCCGCCCGTTAGCTTTACCATTTGCCGTTTATTCAGTGATATCAGCTCTGGTATTTCACAGCAATTTCGATGACCAGATGCAAGCTATCAACTTTTGGAAAAACATCTCAATAGCAGCTGGATTTATCTTCTTGTGGGTCAGTGGACCTGGACGTTACAGCCTTGAAGCATGGTTAGCCAATAGAAAGTAA
- a CDS encoding YybH family protein has product MNTEINQLINRYAQVLNNADTRILREVFTDDAVFIGQPFPTAAGIKAIEATYNAFLSQLDFKVQFEVLEVELGESIGYVQTRSSGSIVPKGQAADGGEGNRELFVVKKIDGNWKLHRYIFNAEISA; this is encoded by the coding sequence ATGAATACTGAAATTAACCAACTTATTAACCGTTACGCACAAGTGCTAAATAATGCAGACACTCGTATTTTACGAGAAGTATTTACAGATGATGCTGTTTTTATCGGCCAGCCTTTCCCTACTGCAGCAGGTATTAAAGCGATAGAGGCAACTTACAATGCCTTTCTTTCTCAGCTCGATTTTAAGGTGCAGTTTGAAGTATTAGAGGTTGAGTTAGGCGAAAGCATAGGTTACGTGCAAACCCGCTCTTCTGGCTCAATAGTACCTAAAGGACAAGCCGCAGACGGTGGTGAAGGAAATAGAGAGTTGTTCGTTGTGAAAAAAATAGACGGTAACTGGAAGCTACATCGTTACATTTTTAATGCTGAAATCAGCGCATAA